The Populus nigra chromosome 19, ddPopNigr1.1, whole genome shotgun sequence genome includes a window with the following:
- the LOC133680007 gene encoding uncharacterized protein LOC133680007, whose amino-acid sequence MGDFDDTRNIRNMCILAHVDHGKTTLADHLIAATGGGLLHPKLAGKLRFMDFLDEEQRRAITMKSSSISLHYKDYSVNLIDSPGHMDFCSEVSTAARLSDGGLVLVDAVEGVHIQTHAVLRQAWIEKLTPCLVLNKIDRLICELKMSPMEAYNRLVKIVHEVNGIMSAYKSEKYLSDVDSIRAGPSGEGEDENLEFIEDDEEDTFQPQKGNVAFACALDGWGFTIHEFAEFYATKLGASSAALQKALWGPRYFHPKTKMITVKKFVDAGSRERPMFVQFVLEPLWQVYQSALEPDGNKGLLEKVIKSFNLNVPPRELLNKDPKAVLQSVMSRWLPLSDAILSMVVKCMPDPIAAQSFRISRLIPKREVLLDGVDSSALAEADLVRMSIEVCDSSPEAPCVAFVSKMFAVPTKLLPQRGLNGEILSNFSDENGNSESDECFLAFARIFSGVLCSGQRVFVLSALYDPLKGESMQKHIQVAELHSLYLMMGQGLKPVASAKAGNVVAIRGLGQHILKSATLSSTKNCWPFSSMAFQVAPTLRVAIEPSDPADSAALMKGLKLLNRADPFVEVTVSSRGEHVLAAAGEVHLERCIKDLKERFAKVSLEVSPPLVSYRETIEGEASNMLDNLKSSTRSSDYVEKMTPNGRCVVRVQVMKLPSALTMVLDKSTDLLGDIIGGKLGQSASNLETERSNIVQDESPVEVLKKRIMGAVESDILSLSKKDKDRAEKYKLKWQKFLKRIWALGPRQVGPNILFTPDSKSLSNDSSALVRGSPHVSERLGLVECFGNGEMPADTSSEELSALYREAESLQNSVVSGFQLATAAGPLCDEPMWGLAFVVEASINPLAEKFDDSESNQQSEQYAIFTGQVMTAVKDACRAAVLQKKPRLVEAMYFCELNTPPEYLGSMYAVLNQKRAQVLNEEMQEGFALFSVQAYVPVSESFGFAEDLRRKTAGAASALLVLSHWEELSEDPFFVPKTEEEIEEFGDGSSVLPNTARKLIDAVRRRKGLPVEEKVVQFATKQRTRARKV is encoded by the coding sequence aTGGGTGATTTTGATGATACCCGAAATATACGAAACATGTGCATACTAGCACATGTTGATCATGGCAAGACAACTCTTGCTGACCATTTAATTGCTGCAACGGGTGGGGGTTTGCTTCACCCTAAATTAGCTGGGAAACTTAGGTTTATGGATTTTCTTGATGAGGAACAAAGGCGTGCGATAACGATGAAGAGCTCGTCGATTTCTCTTCATTATAAGGATTATTCAGTCAACCTTATAGATTCACCTGGTCATATGGATTTTTGTAGTGAGGTTTCAACTGCTGCGAGGTTGAGTGACGGGGGATTGGTTTTGGTTGATGCTGTTGAGGGGGTACATATACAGACACATGCTGTTTTGCGTCAAGCTTGGATTGAGAAGCTTACGCCTTGTTTAGTGCTTAATAAGATTGATAGGTTGATATGTGAGTTGAAAATGAGTCCGATGGAAGCCTATAATCGGTTGGTGAAGATTGTTCATGAGGTGAATGGGATAATGAGTGCTTATAAGTCGGAGAAGTATTTGTCTGATGTTGATTCAATACGTGCTGGGCCCTCTGGTGAGGGTGAGGATGAGAATCTTGAGTTTATAGAGGATGATGAGGAGGACACTTTTCAACCACAGAAAGGGAATGTGGCATTTGCTTGTGCACTGGATGGGTGGGGTTTTACTATTCATGAGTTTGCTGAGTTTTATGCCACAAAGCTTGGAGCAAGTTCAGCTGCATTGCAGAAGGCTCTCTGGGGTCCTAGGTATTTCCATCCGAAGACAAAGATGATTACGGTGAAGAAGTTTGTGGATGCAGGCAGCAGGGAGCGTCCTATGTTTGTGCAGTTTGTGCTGGAACCACTGTGGCAAGTTTACCAATCTGCTTTAGAGCCTGATGGGAATAAAGGCTTACTCGAGAAAGtcataaaatcatttaatttgaatgtACCACCCCGTGAGCTTTTGAATAAGGATCCAAAGGCTGTGCTGCAATCTGTTATGAGTCGCTGGCTTCCTTTGTCAGATGCAATTTTGTCGATGGTTGTGAAGTGCATGCCGGATCCAATTGCAGCTCAATCCTTCCGGATATCACGTTTGATTCCCAAGAGAGAAGTTTTGCTTGATGGGGTCGACTCTAGTGCTCTTGCAGAGGCGGATCTTGTTAGAATGTCTATTGAGGTTTGTGATTCCAGTCCTGAAGCACCTTGTGTTGCTTTTGTATCCAAAATGTTTGCCGTCCCAACAAAATTGTTACCTCAAAGGGGTTTGAATGGGGAGATTCTGAGCAATTTTAGTGATGAAAATGGAAACAGTGAATCAGATGAGTGTTTCCTTGCATTTGCTAGAATTTTTAGCGGGGTTCTTTGTTCTGGACAAAGAGTCTTTGTGCTTTCAGCATTGTATGACCCATTGAAGGGGGAGTCAATGCAGAAGCACATACAGGTGGCTGAGCTGCACTCGTTGTATCTAATGATGGGTCAAGGCTTGAAACCAGTGGCTTCTGCAAAGGCTGGGAATGTTGTGGCGATCCGAGGCCTTGGCCAGCATATATTGAAAAGTGCAACTCTATCATCCACCAAAAACTGCTGGCCTTTCTCAAGCATGGCATTCCAGGTGGCCCCAACTCTGAGAGTTGCTATTGAGCCTTCTGATCCAGCTGATTCTGCTGCTCTGATGAAAGGTTTAAAGCTTCTGAACCGGGCCGATCCATTTGTGGAGGTTACTGTTTCCTCTAGAGGGGAACATGTTCTGGCTGCTGCTGGAGAAGTTCATCTGGAAAGGTGCATTAAGGATTTGAAAGAGAGGTTTGCAAAAGTGAGCCTGGAAGTCTCTCCACCTCTTGTGTCCTATAGGGAGACTATTGAGGGAGAAGCGTCCAATATGTTGGATAACCTGAAATCATCAACTAGAAGCTCAGATTATGTTGAGAAGATGACACCGAATGGAAGATGTGTTGTTCGTGTGCAAGTCATGAAACTTCCATCTGCACTAACCATGGTGCTTGATAAAAGCACTGATCTATTAGGAGATATTATCGGTGGTAAGCTGGGGCAGTCAGCTAGCAACTTGGAAACAGAGAGATCAAACATTGTGCAAGATGAGAGTCCAGTTGAAGTTCTAAAAAAACGCATAATGGGTGCTGTGGAGAGTGACATTTTGTCATTGAGTAAGAAGGACAAGGATCGGGCTGAAAAGTACAAACTTAAGTGGCAAAAGTTTCTAAAGAGGATCTGGGCACTTGGACCGAGACAAGTTGGCCCTAACATCCTCTTCACTCCTGATTCCAAAAGCTTGAGCAATGATTCCTCTGCTCTTGTACGGGGTTCCCCTCACGTTTCTGAAAGGTTGGGGCTGGTGGAATGTTTTGGTAATGGTGAAATGCCTGCTGACACATCCTCAGAAGAGCTCAGTGCATTATACAGGGAAGCAGAGAGTCTTCAGAACAGTGTAGTGTCTGGATTTCAACTAGCAACAGCAGCTGGCCCCTTATGTGATGAACCAATGTGGGGACTGGCTTTTGTTGTTGAGGCCAGCATAAATCCTTTGGCTGAGAAATTTGATGATTCCGAGTCTAATCAACAATCTGAGCAGTATGCGATCTTCACTGGACAGGTAATGACAGCTGTGAAAGATGCATGTAGAGCAGCTGTGCTTCAGAAGAAACCTCGGCTTGTTGAAGCAATGTATTTTTGTGAGTTGAACACCCCACCTGAATATCTGGGCTCTATGTATGCTGTGCTTAATCAGAAACGAGCCCAGGTCTTAAACGAGGAAATGCAGGAAGGATTTGCACTTTTCTCGGTTCAAGCATACGTCCCGGTTTCTGAAAGCTTTGGTTTCGCTGAAGATCTTAGAAGAAAGACTGCGGGTGCTGCAAGTGCTCTTCTTGTACTGAGTCACTGGGAAGAACTTTCTGAGGATCCTTTCTTTGTACCTAAAACAGAAGAGGAGATTGAAGAGTTTGGAGATGGTTCTAGTGTTCTTCCTAACACAGCAAGAAAGCTCATTGATGCTGTAAGGCGGCGGAAGGGCCTCCCTGTGGAGGAAAAAGTAGTCCAGTTTGCAACTAAACAGAGGACCCGTGCTCGTAAAGTGTAG
- the LOC133680227 gene encoding zeaxanthin 7,8(7',8')-cleavage dioxygenase, chromoplastic-like, producing MYCTINSFSNNIHTHPKPMQKTCYTTFPGIPQLGARLPSRRQETWVPVLISSQEKTTVQGDNADTGSSLGKIALSNSLFLSSHISRFQNCLRTTISKFIDHRRPPLHPSVDPCQVFTGNFAPVDELEPANCTVVEGELPGCLNGVYIRNGSNPQHMPNGPLHFFEGDGMLHSMRLSGGQATHCSRYVKTYKYMLEKEAGFPIFPNILSGFYSLPGVLAFVMAVGRVLCGHINLMRGFGLANTSLAFFSNKLLALCESDLPYVIGMTPEGDIETLGRWDFDRKLFASMTAHPKVDKDTKETFAFQCNPTCFPYVTYFYFNEDGVKQRDVPLLSINQPTPIHDFAITKRFAIFPETQLVVEPTNVMLGRGMPVVFEQKKVPRIGILPRYAESDSNTRWFPVPGFNAMHVTNAWENGDDEVVLVAPNVLNIENVFHKIEKVHFSLEKLTINTRTGKVSRKILSKRSLELGSINPYYIGKKNRYAYLGIAEKVPKMSGLAKIDLEKECEVSRRLYGPGCFGGEPLFVPRKANAVKSDEDEDDGFVVSYVHDENSGQSNFTVMDAKSPNLDIVAKVKLPRRVPYGFHSLFVSQDSLSNNW from the coding sequence ATGTACTGCACCATTAATTCCTTCTCCAACAACATCCACACGCACCCAAAACCCATGCAAAAAACTTGTTACACTACTTTTCCAGGCATCCCCCAGTTAGGTGCTCGACTGCCTTCTCGTAGACAAGAAACTTGGGTGCCTGTCCTAATTTCTTCTCAGGAAAAAACTACAGTCCAGGGAGATAATGCAGACACTGGATCATCGCTTGGAAAGATAGCATTATCAAATTCACTATTTCTCTCCTCTCACATATCAAGATTCCAAAATTGCCTGAGAACCACCATATCCAAATTCATCGACCACCGGCGCCCTCCTCTTCATCCTTCGGTCGATCCATGTCAAGTGTTCACGGGGAATTTTGCTCCAGTGGATGAACTTGAGCCCGCTAACTGCACTGTAGTGGAGGGTGAGCTCCCTGGCTGTCTAAATGGTGTGTACATTAGAAATGGTTCAAACCCACAACACATGCCTAATGGTCCTCTCCATTTCTTTGAAGGAGATGGCATGCTTCATTCCATGAGATTATCCGGTGGCCAAGCAACCCATTGTAGTCGCTATGTCAAGACTTACAAATACATGCTTGAGAAAGAAGCAGGTTTTCCCATCTTTCCAAATATATtatctggcttttatagccttCCTGGCGTGCTTGCTTTTGTCATGGCTGTAGGAAGGGTTCTGTGTGGCCATATCAATCTCATGAGAGGATTTGGTTTGGCCAACACAAGTCTtgctttcttttcaaataagcTCCTTGCACTTTGCGAGTCTGATCTACCATATGTCATTGGCATGACACCAGAAGGCGACATCGAGACACTAGGCAGATGGGATTTTGATAGAAAGCTGTTTGCAAGCATGACTGCTCACCCCAAGGTTGACAAGGATACAAAGGAGACTTTTGCTTTCCAGTGCAACCCAACATGTTTTCCTTATGTCACTTATTTTTACTTCAATGAAGATGGTGTCAAGCAAAGAGATGTTCCCCTTTTGTCTATAAATCAGCCTACTcctattcatgattttgcaatAACCAAACGATTTGCAATTTTCCCAGAGACGCAGTTGGTGGTTGAACCAACAAATGTCATGCTAGGAAGAGGCATGCCTGTGGTTTTTGAGCAAAAGAAAGTGCCAAGAATTGGGATCTTACCAAGATACGCTGAGAGTGACTCAAATACGAGGTGGTTTCCAGTCCCAGGGTTTAATGCCATGCATGTCACCAATGCTTGGGAAAATGGGGATGATGAGGTGGTCTTGGTGGCACCAAATGTGTTAAAcattgaaaatgtttttcacaAAATAGAGAAGGTCCATTTCTCATTGGAAAAATTGACTATCAACACGAGAACAGGGAAAGTTTCAAGAAAGATCTTGTCCAAAAGAAGTTTGGAGTTGGGATCTATCAACCCTTACTATATTGGCAAGAAAAATCGCTATGCTTATTTGGGAATTGCTGAAAAGGTACCAAAGATGTCAGGTTTAGCCAAGATTGATTTGGAAAAAGAATGCGAAGTCTCGAGGAGGCTTTATGGGCCAGGTTGCTTTGGAGGGGAGCCATTGTTTGTTCCTAGAAAAGCAAATGCTGTGAAATCCGATGAAGACGAAGATGATGGATTTGTGGTGAGTTACGTGCATGATGAGAACTCCGGTCAATCAAATTTTACTGTTATGGATGCCAAGTCTCCAAATCTTGACATTGTTGCGAAAGTTAAACTTCCTAGACGTGTTCCATATGGTTTCCATAGCCTCTTTGTAAGTCAAGATAGCTTGTCAAATAACTGGTAA
- the LOC133679247 gene encoding uncharacterized protein LOC133679247, whose translation MSREFAVPPVVFPSGGNPTVATGGNIQQRRVPTAPFQPSRPSNSGIPFMSFEIGSAATNTAGTIGGGTGPLGGAANFDDEEPLLDELGIHPDQIWKKTKSILNPFRVNPTFHKDSDLSGPIFLYLSFCLFQLLAGKIQFGVILGWIVVSSIFLYIVFNMLAGRHGNLDLHTCTSVIGYCLLPVVILSAVSLFVPQNGAIRFGIAGVFVIWATRACTNLMVAVADGGEEHRGLIAYACFLIYTLFSLLVIF comes from the coding sequence ATGTCGAGGGAATTCGCTGTGCCACCAGTAGTCTTCCCGTCCGGCGGAAACCCGACTGTCGCCACCGGCGGAAACATCCAGCAACGCCGAGTACCAACTGCTCCATTCCAACCTTCTCGTCCATCAAACTCCGGAATCCCTTTCATGTCATTCGAAATCGGATCCGCTGCCACGAACACTGCGGGTACAATCGGCGGAGGAACTGGCCCTCTCGGTGGTGCAGCGAACTTCGATGACGAAGAACCACTCCTCGACGAACTCGGGATCCACCCAGACCAAATCTGGAAGAAAACTAAATCGATTTTAAATCCATTCCGGGTCAACCCGACGTTCCACAAGGATTCGGATCTATCCGGCCCGATATTTTTGTATCTCTCATTCTGCTTGTTTCAATTACTTGCCGGAAAAATCCAATTTGGCGTGATACTGGGATGGATTGTCGTTTCCTCGATTTTCTTATACATTGTGTTCAATATGTTGGCTGGTAGACATGGGAATTTAGACCTGCACACGTGTACGAGTGTGATTGGTTACTGTTTGTTGCCGGTGGTGATTTTATCGGCGGTTTCGCTGTTTGTGCCGCAAAATGGGGCTATCAGGTTTGGGATTGCTGGGGTTTTCGTGATTTGGGCTACGAGGGCTTGCACGAATTTGATGGTTGCTGTTGCTGATGGTGGAGAGGAGCACCGTGGATTGATTGCGTACGCCTGTTTCTTGATCTACACTCTGTTTTCATTGCTTGTTATATTTTAG